The following coding sequences are from one Heptranchias perlo isolate sHepPer1 chromosome 13, sHepPer1.hap1, whole genome shotgun sequence window:
- the ppp1r2 gene encoding protein phosphatase inhibitor 2, protein MAAPAPIKGILKNRKLERPQQTSALDLCAEEEEDYNKKSQKWDEMNILATYHPEGKDYGLMKIDEPSTPYNRLVGDDDDDEAAMSDSESNENITAEILAKKLTAAEGMNPKIFEPKEESSEEEEELTPEEKESKKQFEMKRKMHYNEGMNIKLARQLIAKEVEDAEDDMKGARDLEEDCDDDTDEELSENEDPDS, encoded by the exons ATGGCGGCTCCTGCACCCATCAAAGggattttaaaaaacagaaaattggAGCGCCCTCAGCAAACCTCGGCGCTGGATCTATGcgcggaggaagaggaggactatAA TAAAAAGTCACAAAAATGGGATGAAATGAACattcttgccacttatcatccagAAGGAAAAGACTATGGGCTAATGAAAATTGATGAGCCCAGTACACCATACAACAG GTTGGTaggagatgatgatgatgatgaagctgCAATGAGTGACTCTGAATCAAATGAAAATATTACTGCAGAAATACTAGcaaaaaa gCTGACAGCAGCTGAGGGAATGAATCCTAAAATCTTTGAGCCAAAGGAAGAAAGTAGTGAAGAAGAGGAAGAATTAACTCCAGAAGAAAAAG aaagcAAGAAGCAGTTTGAGATGAAGAGAAAAATGCATTATAATGAAGGCATGAATATCAAATTAGCAAGACAGTTAATAGCCAAGGAAGTAGAAGATGCTGAAGATGACATGAAAGGAGCTCGAGACCTAGAAGAGGACTGCGACGATG